In Chengkuizengella sediminis, a single window of DNA contains:
- a CDS encoding nucleoside triphosphate pyrophosphohydrolase — MPTYNKLVRDQIPKIINHTGKRYKTRILTEDEYVTELRLKLKEELDEYLEASNDEDALHELADMLEIIHTLAHGHGVSRDELENIREEKVKKRGGFKEKVFLIEVEDD; from the coding sequence ATGCCAACATATAACAAGTTAGTTAGAGATCAAATACCTAAAATAATTAACCATACTGGGAAGAGATATAAAACAAGGATTTTAACTGAGGATGAGTACGTAACAGAGCTTCGATTAAAATTGAAAGAAGAGTTAGATGAATATCTTGAAGCAAGCAATGATGAAGATGCATTACATGAGTTAGCCGATATGCTGGAGATTATACATACATTAGCACATGGACACGGGGTTTCAAGAGATGAACTTGAGAACATAAGAGAGGAGAAGGTAAAAAAAAGAGGTGGTTTTAAGGAAAAAGTATTTTTAATAGAAGTAGAAGATGATTAG
- a CDS encoding glutamine--tRNA ligase/YqeY domain fusion protein, which yields MENNTSNIIRPIIQKDLETGKRDHVITRFPPEPNGYLHIGHAMSIITNFDLADEFNGKTNLRFDDTNPLKEDVEFVQSIKEDVQWLGFDWDGLFFASDYFEEMYNRAILLIKKGLAYVDDLSADEIRAYRGTLTEPGKNSPYRDRTIEENLDLFDRMRKGEFENGQKVLRAKIDMSSSNINMRDPVLYRIAHTTHHNTGDKWCIYPMYAFAHPIEDAIEDVTHSICTLEFEDQRPLYNWIIEQTEMESKPQQIEFGRLNVTNTVMSKRKLKQLVDEKFVDGWDDPRMPTISALRRRGFTAEAIRTFIRELGVTRGDGAVDSRMLDHYVREDLKLKSPRTMGVLRPLKVVITNYPEGKVEMLDAEINPENPEMGIRQIPFSREIYIEQEDFMENPPKKYFRLFPGNEVRLKHAYFIKCEDVIKDENGEVIEIHCTYDPETKSGSGFTGRKVKGTLHWVDVNHAIPAEFRLYEPLILDEEEQQVEENAEAKTFLDHVNPNSLQILNGFIEPNMKDVKPQDKFQFFRHGYFNVDPKHTTKDHFVFNMIVSLKSSFRM from the coding sequence ATGGAAAATAACACATCTAATATTATTAGACCCATTATTCAAAAAGATTTAGAAACAGGTAAACGTGATCATGTGATCACTCGTTTTCCACCTGAACCGAATGGCTACCTACATATTGGACACGCAATGTCGATCATAACTAACTTTGATCTTGCCGATGAATTTAATGGGAAAACAAACTTACGCTTTGATGATACCAATCCTTTGAAAGAGGATGTGGAATTCGTTCAATCCATCAAAGAAGATGTACAATGGCTTGGTTTTGATTGGGATGGGTTATTTTTTGCTTCAGATTATTTTGAAGAAATGTACAATCGAGCGATATTATTAATTAAAAAAGGGTTAGCTTATGTCGATGATCTTTCCGCTGATGAGATTCGTGCTTATCGTGGCACTTTAACTGAACCAGGTAAAAACAGTCCTTATCGTGATCGAACTATAGAAGAGAATCTTGATTTGTTTGATCGCATGCGTAAAGGTGAATTTGAAAATGGACAAAAAGTTTTACGAGCTAAAATTGATATGAGTTCATCTAATATTAATATGAGAGATCCTGTCTTATATCGAATTGCACATACAACACACCATAATACTGGAGATAAGTGGTGTATTTATCCAATGTATGCCTTTGCTCATCCGATAGAGGATGCCATAGAAGATGTGACACATTCTATCTGTACACTTGAGTTTGAAGATCAAAGACCTCTATATAATTGGATTATTGAACAAACGGAAATGGAAAGCAAACCTCAACAAATTGAATTTGGTCGTTTAAACGTAACAAATACGGTCATGAGTAAACGAAAATTAAAGCAGTTAGTAGATGAAAAGTTTGTCGATGGATGGGATGATCCTCGTATGCCAACCATTTCTGCTCTTAGAAGAAGAGGTTTTACTGCAGAAGCCATTCGTACCTTTATTCGTGAATTAGGTGTAACTAGAGGAGATGGGGCTGTTGATTCTCGAATGCTTGACCATTATGTTAGAGAAGATTTAAAACTAAAATCACCCCGTACGATGGGGGTTCTACGTCCTTTAAAAGTAGTGATAACCAATTATCCAGAAGGAAAAGTTGAGATGTTAGATGCGGAAATCAACCCTGAAAATCCTGAGATGGGGATAAGACAAATTCCTTTTTCAAGAGAAATTTATATTGAACAAGAAGATTTCATGGAGAATCCACCTAAAAAATATTTCCGCCTATTTCCCGGAAATGAAGTTCGATTGAAACATGCGTACTTCATTAAATGTGAAGATGTGATAAAAGATGAAAATGGAGAAGTCATTGAAATCCATTGTACCTATGATCCTGAAACAAAAAGTGGTTCAGGATTTACAGGACGCAAAGTAAAAGGAACACTACATTGGGTAGATGTTAATCATGCGATTCCAGCAGAATTCCGCTTATATGAACCATTGATATTAGATGAAGAGGAACAGCAAGTGGAAGAAAATGCTGAAGCAAAAACATTCTTAGATCATGTGAATCCGAATTCTTTACAAATTTTAAATGGTTTCATTGAGCCCAATATGAAGGATGTTAAACCACAGGATAAATTCCAATTCTTTAGACACGGTTATTTTAATGTAGATCCAAAACACACAACAAAAGATCACTTTGTGTTTAATATGATCGTATCCTTGAAAAGCTCATTTAGGATGTAA